Proteins encoded by one window of Rhodobacteraceae bacterium IMCC1335:
- a CDS encoding LysR family transcriptional regulator, which produces MDLIGDLILMQELAEYGSFSKAGLIRGQAPSSLARRLDGLESHLKVRLFNRAPSGLSLTASGAQKLIEARSIIEAACKLTSRDGENGVLTGHIVVSAPSRLGEKLVAPVVLQFLKKHPYASVDLHFTDSIQNLEQDKVDISVRVGTEPPDHHYIRRIVTNKRILVASQTYLASRAPIKSVTDLDEHDGLLLGRTSIWSLIHQDGQTHVAFPKQRLRAITGDVLLSMCKANLGIALKSIWDVRRDLENGKVVQVLPEWFQAHASDIMLVTPSKKFVSPTAFAFNHMLTDYLKSALRHDNQ; this is translated from the coding sequence ATGGACCTAATTGGCGATCTCATTTTGATGCAGGAACTTGCAGAGTACGGCAGCTTTTCAAAGGCAGGACTTATCCGCGGGCAAGCCCCATCAAGCTTGGCACGGCGTCTTGATGGATTGGAATCTCATCTCAAAGTACGCCTATTCAACCGTGCTCCGTCCGGTTTGTCGCTCACTGCTTCTGGGGCACAAAAGCTGATCGAAGCGCGCAGTATTATTGAAGCTGCCTGTAAGCTGACCTCGCGCGATGGCGAGAACGGCGTTTTGACGGGGCATATCGTTGTTTCCGCTCCCTCGAGATTGGGCGAAAAGCTTGTGGCACCTGTCGTATTACAATTTCTCAAAAAACATCCCTACGCCTCAGTCGACCTGCATTTTACAGACTCAATCCAAAATCTTGAACAAGATAAAGTAGATATCAGCGTGAGAGTAGGCACGGAACCCCCAGACCACCACTATATTCGTCGTATTGTGACGAACAAGCGCATTCTCGTAGCGTCTCAAACCTATTTGGCGTCTCGCGCTCCAATTAAATCTGTTACGGACCTTGATGAACATGATGGCTTGCTCTTGGGCCGCACATCAATTTGGTCACTTATCCATCAGGATGGTCAAACGCATGTGGCCTTCCCCAAACAAAGGTTACGCGCGATCACGGGCGACGTCTTGCTTTCTATGTGCAAGGCAAATTTGGGAATTGCTTTAAAGTCAATATGGGACGTCCGCCGAGATTTAGAAAATGGGAAAGTCGTTCAAGTTCTGCCAGAGTGGTTTCAAGCTCATGCGTCCGACATCATGCTTGTGACACCGAGCAAAAAGTTTGTGTCTCCAACGGCATTCGCATTCAATCATATGCTAACCGATTATCTCAAGTCGGCCCTGAGGCATGACAATCAATAG
- a CDS encoding extracellular solute-binding protein — protein sequence MLTKLKRMALGASTALTMTSAAIAGPYDAYEGTTLVVNFPAHPHYNAVMKILPEFTKETGIEVEVDQLPYLKMRERQTLELGQDEGDYDLIAYVVFSKADYVYADQLENLARYFMNPKLADPFYDADDLIDGYVYNIGFAGGNKGYLQGKTGSLFGMPYGSETSVLGYRKDIFEKHGLSVPETYAEMLDIACKIPQLEPGMGGLSSRAASGHHAAHAFLLHLAPLGGRIFDDAWNPIVNNKAGVQAANALKKIIDCGPEGAASFGFGEALGSFLNGDTAMFLDTTVVAGQIDDASKSKVVGKVGWAMHPEGVRRGSQTGGFGIGIPKNAENKEAAFLLMQWLTSKTGDKLVALAGGNPSRFSTHADADVNAKFPHMATFGEALKHADPDWRPIIPVWGKINADLGTTLSKVLTEGLDVKVALDGVAERTRGVMEEAGYYTWQ from the coding sequence ATGTTAACAAAACTCAAACGCATGGCCCTTGGGGCCTCAACCGCACTCACTATGACGAGTGCAGCTATAGCTGGGCCGTATGATGCCTATGAAGGCACGACTTTGGTGGTCAATTTCCCAGCGCACCCTCATTATAACGCGGTGATGAAAATCTTGCCAGAGTTCACCAAAGAAACTGGGATCGAAGTCGAAGTCGACCAATTGCCCTATCTAAAAATGCGGGAACGCCAGACTTTAGAACTGGGCCAAGACGAAGGCGACTATGACCTGATCGCCTATGTCGTATTCTCCAAAGCAGACTATGTCTATGCAGACCAGCTTGAAAATCTTGCGCGTTATTTCATGAACCCGAAACTGGCTGACCCATTTTACGATGCAGATGATTTAATTGACGGCTACGTTTACAACATTGGCTTTGCCGGTGGCAACAAAGGCTATCTGCAAGGCAAAACCGGATCGCTGTTTGGAATGCCTTACGGATCAGAAACATCTGTTCTTGGCTATCGCAAAGACATCTTTGAAAAACATGGGCTGAGCGTTCCTGAGACCTATGCAGAAATGCTGGACATCGCCTGCAAGATCCCACAGCTTGAGCCGGGTATGGGCGGTCTGTCGTCGCGTGCGGCGTCCGGGCACCATGCAGCCCACGCATTTTTGTTGCATCTTGCACCTCTGGGCGGACGTATCTTTGACGACGCTTGGAACCCAATTGTGAACAATAAAGCTGGTGTTCAGGCCGCAAATGCGCTGAAAAAAATCATTGATTGTGGTCCCGAAGGTGCAGCCTCGTTTGGTTTTGGTGAAGCGCTTGGCTCATTCCTGAACGGCGACACGGCAATGTTTTTGGACACCACTGTTGTGGCAGGTCAAATCGACGATGCAAGTAAATCGAAAGTTGTCGGCAAGGTTGGTTGGGCTATGCACCCCGAAGGTGTGCGTCGCGGTTCGCAAACCGGCGGTTTTGGCATCGGCATTCCAAAGAACGCTGAAAACAAAGAAGCCGCGTTTTTGTTGATGCAGTGGCTGACCTCAAAGACCGGCGACAAACTGGTTGCGTTGGCCGGCGGAAACCCGTCGCGGTTCTCGACCCACGCAGATGCGGATGTGAACGCCAAGTTTCCACATATGGCAACATTTGGTGAAGCGCTTAAACACGCTGACCCTGACTGGCGCCCAATCATCCCAGTTTGGGGTAAAATCAACGCAGACCTAGGCACAACACTGTCAAAAGTTCTGACCGAAGGTCTGGATGTTAAGGTTGCCTTGGACGGTGTTGCGGAACGCACCAGAGGCGTGATGGAAGAGGCCGGGTATTACACCTGGCAGTAA
- a CDS encoding class II aldolase, translating to MKNRPELLTLDFRALSARLGTDPLQVQGPGGNTSIKDGDVMWIKASGTELANAETQDIFVAVDRNAAKAEAHGQGDGSCKQTVLDPAITLRPSIETTFHAALNHKVVAHTHSVAALVHVAGPEGRAQAVQKLADLPFVMVPYAKPGLPLTREILSRVTPDTKVVLLQNHGLICCGDTVDDVSNLIHDVETRLAMAVSGRQTKPPKERAPEGFEWAHESWVAHDAWAMAHATAGSYYPDHVVFLGPALPVQDDGRWPAVLYDGVGIALRVAATPSQRAMLRCLSDILARLPSDWSLDPIGLEAEAELLNWDAEKYRQTLAARA from the coding sequence ATGAAAAACCGACCAGAATTGTTGACCCTAGACTTCCGCGCGCTGTCTGCCCGTTTGGGCACTGACCCTTTGCAAGTCCAAGGGCCGGGCGGCAATACGTCGATTAAAGACGGTGATGTGATGTGGATCAAGGCGTCGGGCACGGAATTGGCCAACGCGGAAACCCAAGATATTTTTGTTGCGGTCGACCGCAATGCAGCTAAGGCAGAAGCGCACGGTCAGGGTGATGGGTCGTGCAAACAAACTGTGCTGGATCCTGCGATCACGCTGCGGCCGTCGATTGAAACAACATTTCATGCAGCGCTGAACCATAAGGTTGTGGCCCATACGCATTCTGTTGCGGCGCTGGTGCATGTCGCGGGTCCCGAAGGCCGCGCGCAGGCCGTGCAAAAACTGGCAGATTTGCCTTTTGTAATGGTGCCCTACGCCAAGCCAGGTCTGCCGCTGACCCGTGAAATTCTATCCCGTGTGACGCCCGACACCAAAGTTGTTCTATTGCAAAATCATGGATTGATCTGCTGTGGCGATACCGTGGATGACGTATCAAACCTGATCCATGACGTTGAAACGAGATTGGCAATGGCGGTTAGTGGCCGGCAGACCAAGCCACCAAAAGAACGGGCACCTGAGGGGTTCGAGTGGGCGCATGAGAGCTGGGTTGCCCACGATGCTTGGGCCATGGCACATGCCACGGCTGGATCCTATTACCCCGATCACGTGGTGTTTCTGGGGCCAGCGCTGCCAGTCCAAGATGACGGGCGCTGGCCGGCTGTTTTGTATGACGGTGTCGGCATTGCCTTGCGTGTAGCGGCCACGCCCAGTCAACGTGCGATGCTGCGTTGCCTGTCGGATATATTGGCCCGATTACCCTCTGATTGGAGCTTAGATCCAATCGGTCTAGAGGCTGAGGCAGAGTTGCTGAATTGGGACGCTGAAAAATATCGCCAAACTCTGGCTGCTCGCGCATGA
- a CDS encoding ATP-binding cassette domain-containing protein, whose amino-acid sequence MPEIRLENLIKRYGAVQVLHGIDLSMAENEFTALVGPSGCGKSTTLRMIAGLETVSEGEIFFNDQPVSHLEPKDRNLAMVFQDYALYPHMDVAQNISFALRLQKRPKAEIEAKVSQVADLVGLTEFLHRKPGALSGGQRQRVAMARALAKDSDIFLFDEPLSNLDAKLRGQMRAELAVMGQRVKKNMIYVTHDQIEAMTLADRIVVMHGGYIQQQGTPETLFKKPKNKFVAGFLGSPPMNFLEANLQAEGGTLFAIGDTFKIAIPASKSNGLGQTSGHVTLGVRPSDLIYDPKAQDAAALDLQVKISEYIGAQSVLLCASGRADVTVELKSETPIALGETLRFAVRPEGIHLFDRKTELAL is encoded by the coding sequence ATGCCTGAAATTCGCTTGGAGAATCTTATCAAGCGCTACGGCGCAGTGCAGGTGTTGCACGGTATTGATCTCAGCATGGCCGAAAATGAATTCACTGCTCTAGTAGGGCCTTCTGGCTGTGGAAAATCTACGACCCTGCGGATGATTGCTGGGTTGGAAACGGTCTCTGAGGGGGAAATCTTCTTCAATGATCAACCCGTTAGCCATTTAGAACCAAAGGACCGCAATTTGGCGATGGTATTCCAAGATTACGCGCTCTACCCACACATGGATGTGGCGCAAAACATCTCGTTTGCATTACGCCTGCAAAAACGCCCCAAGGCCGAAATAGAAGCCAAGGTAAGCCAAGTCGCCGATCTCGTAGGTTTAACAGAGTTTTTACACCGCAAGCCCGGTGCCCTATCGGGCGGCCAACGCCAGCGCGTCGCAATGGCGCGGGCCTTGGCCAAAGACAGCGATATTTTCCTGTTCGACGAACCCCTGTCCAATCTCGATGCTAAATTGCGCGGCCAAATGCGCGCCGAGTTGGCAGTGATGGGGCAGCGGGTCAAAAAAAATATGATCTATGTGACCCATGACCAAATCGAAGCAATGACTTTAGCCGACCGGATTGTCGTGATGCACGGCGGCTATATTCAGCAGCAAGGCACGCCAGAGACGTTGTTCAAAAAACCCAAAAATAAATTTGTTGCGGGGTTTCTCGGATCGCCACCCATGAATTTTCTAGAGGCTAACCTACAAGCAGAGGGTGGTACACTTTTTGCCATTGGCGATACATTTAAAATTGCCATCCCTGCCTCCAAGTCAAACGGTTTAGGCCAAACAAGCGGTCATGTCACCTTGGGCGTGCGGCCCAGTGACCTGATTTATGATCCCAAAGCCCAAGACGCTGCGGCTTTGGATTTGCAGGTAAAAATTTCCGAATACATTGGCGCACAGTCCGTTTTGCTGTGCGCTTCTGGACGAGCTGACGTGACGGTGGAACTAAAATCAGAAACCCCCATCGCACTTGGCGAAACACTCAGGTTTGCGGTCAGACCAGAGGGTATTCATCTATTTGACCGAAAAACAGAACTGGCGCTCTAG
- a CDS encoding TIGR01459 family HAD-type hydrolase, which translates to MTQRINTLADVAQDYDAIVFDQWGVLHNGTAPYSRAIECLTGLANAGLPLAVLSNSGKRAGPNALRIADMGFAPSLFSQIMTSGEALWRDIHTGKLPHRRFFCIERSAGDACAWAEGLPVEFTDLENADAVLLMGLPDKARLADWGTPLAAALDADLPIYCSNPDRQSPRAEGLVISPGALAYAYVDMGGHVSFYGKPHPGIFDALASSLGVARILMVGDSLEHDIAGAQSAGWDNVLVQGGLYANDFAQADHDSVLANLVAAKACRPPTYSIEVLA; encoded by the coding sequence GTGACCCAGCGTATCAACACTTTAGCAGACGTGGCACAAGATTATGACGCCATCGTATTTGATCAATGGGGCGTGTTGCATAACGGCACAGCGCCGTATTCGCGTGCGATAGAGTGCCTTACCGGTCTAGCCAATGCAGGTTTGCCACTGGCGGTTTTATCCAATTCTGGAAAACGCGCCGGTCCGAACGCGCTACGGATCGCGGACATGGGCTTTGCGCCATCGCTGTTTAGTCAAATCATGACCAGCGGCGAAGCTTTATGGCGTGACATTCATACAGGGAAGCTGCCCCACAGGCGGTTTTTCTGCATTGAGCGGTCCGCTGGTGATGCTTGTGCTTGGGCCGAGGGGTTGCCTGTTGAGTTCACTGATCTGGAAAATGCAGACGCTGTCTTGTTGATGGGCCTGCCAGATAAAGCCAGATTAGCCGATTGGGGTACCCCATTGGCGGCGGCACTGGACGCGGACCTGCCAATCTACTGTTCAAATCCCGACCGTCAATCACCCCGCGCAGAGGGTTTGGTGATCTCACCAGGTGCATTGGCGTATGCTTATGTCGATATGGGGGGGCATGTTTCGTTCTATGGCAAACCGCACCCTGGCATTTTTGATGCGCTGGCATCGTCCCTTGGGGTGGCACGTATTTTGATGGTGGGGGACAGTTTGGAGCATGATATCGCGGGTGCGCAATCTGCGGGCTGGGATAATGTTTTGGTACAAGGCGGACTTTATGCCAATGATTTTGCACAGGCGGATCATGATTCTGTTTTGGCAAATCTAGTGGCCGCAAAGGCCTGCCGACCCCCGACGTATTCAATAGAGGTACTTGCATGA
- a CDS encoding ABC transporter permease subunit, with product MARPGPHGSRNPQHSEHDVKSQKLNRMTPYVFMAPAVIIMGLALLYPLAYMIYGSFRAWDPSQNISETEFVGLKNYITLFFDPAFRESLSVTLTFAFAVVTAELAIGVGLALLLDRNIRGMSVLRTLFILPMMIAPVVVGLMWRYMYHPTVGTINRTLKSMGLEGVDWLGQHALLSVIIADIWQWTPFIFILSLAALQSLPRSALEAAKIDGATGWQQIRYIKLPLMMPVLIVTGLLRLIDAFKVLEVILVMTEGGPGLSTEIIALRISRTATEFRELGVAAAMSNYLLILLLILTLGMFVITRLQEARAARQARQIQEED from the coding sequence ATGGCGCGACCCGGTCCCCACGGGTCGCGCAATCCCCAACATTCGGAGCATGACGTGAAATCCCAAAAATTGAACCGAATGACACCTTATGTATTTATGGCCCCTGCGGTTATTATCATGGGTCTCGCGTTACTCTACCCGCTTGCGTATATGATTTATGGGTCGTTTCGAGCGTGGGATCCCAGCCAGAATATTTCTGAAACCGAATTTGTAGGCCTGAAAAACTATATTACACTATTTTTTGATCCAGCCTTTCGGGAAAGCCTGTCTGTCACCTTGACGTTTGCTTTTGCGGTGGTCACAGCGGAACTTGCAATTGGTGTTGGCTTAGCTTTGCTACTGGACCGCAACATTCGCGGCATGTCGGTCCTGCGCACCTTGTTCATTTTACCAATGATGATTGCCCCCGTAGTTGTCGGCTTGATGTGGCGCTATATGTACCACCCAACCGTTGGCACGATTAACAGAACCCTAAAATCAATGGGGCTTGAGGGCGTAGATTGGCTTGGCCAGCACGCGCTATTGTCTGTCATTATCGCCGATATCTGGCAATGGACGCCATTTATTTTCATCCTGTCGCTGGCGGCGTTACAATCACTGCCCCGCTCCGCATTAGAAGCCGCCAAGATCGATGGGGCCACCGGATGGCAGCAGATCAGATATATCAAGTTGCCGCTGATGATGCCGGTACTGATTGTGACCGGGCTTTTGCGTCTGATCGATGCCTTTAAAGTCTTGGAGGTAATCTTGGTAATGACCGAAGGTGGCCCAGGCCTATCCACAGAAATTATCGCCCTGCGCATTTCACGAACCGCAACAGAATTTCGCGAATTGGGCGTGGCGGCGGCCATGTCAAACTATCTGCTGATCCTTTTGCTCATTCTAACCTTGGGAATGTTTGTCATAACCCGCTTGCAAGAGGCCCGCGCTGCGCGGCAAGCCCGCCAAATTCAGGAAGAAGACTAA
- a CDS encoding ABC transporter permease subunit: protein MDYDRQNPAFYALLVALIFMAVGPIVLMFSNSFKLDVDIIGGTSGLIFLPTIQNYETALCDVLWYEPKHLDFCALKFGGAFVNSLIIALVSTALTLIIGCMAAYALVRFRFMGRDTASLTTLMVRMVPPAVLLVPVFGLWNNEFCISKKFWLGELIRDTFGGRGDVCLAGTHSGIILIYVAMNLPFVIWILQSFIVQVPRSLEEAARVDGAGPFQVFFQIVLPLIKPGLAAAAIFTFRIAWNEYLLASALSDRDTKTVPILIVNNMSEFNVEWGVIMATGMLLAIPPIIFTLFASRQIITGMTAGAVKG from the coding sequence ATGGATTACGACCGACAGAACCCCGCCTTTTATGCCTTGCTGGTCGCCCTGATCTTCATGGCTGTGGGACCCATTGTTTTGATGTTCTCCAATTCGTTTAAACTTGACGTCGACATCATTGGCGGCACCTCGGGGCTGATATTTTTACCGACGATCCAGAATTATGAAACCGCGCTGTGCGACGTCTTATGGTACGAGCCCAAGCACCTAGATTTCTGCGCACTGAAATTTGGCGGGGCCTTTGTCAATTCTTTAATCATCGCACTGGTGTCTACGGCGCTGACTTTAATCATCGGATGTATGGCCGCTTACGCGCTGGTGCGGTTCCGGTTTATGGGGCGCGATACAGCATCATTGACGACATTGATGGTCCGCATGGTACCACCTGCTGTTTTGTTAGTGCCCGTTTTTGGTCTTTGGAATAACGAATTTTGCATTAGCAAAAAGTTCTGGCTGGGTGAACTGATCCGCGACACCTTCGGGGGACGCGGTGATGTTTGTCTGGCCGGTACACATTCTGGAATTATCTTAATTTACGTCGCGATGAACCTGCCATTTGTGATCTGGATTTTGCAAAGTTTTATCGTGCAGGTGCCGCGCAGTTTGGAAGAGGCGGCGCGCGTGGATGGTGCGGGGCCGTTTCAGGTCTTTTTCCAAATTGTTCTTCCCCTGATCAAACCCGGTCTTGCTGCTGCGGCAATTTTTACGTTCCGCATCGCTTGGAACGAATATCTTTTGGCCTCGGCCCTGTCGGACCGAGACACAAAAACCGTGCCTATTTTAATCGTGAACAACATGTCAGAATTCAACGTTGAATGGGGGGTCATCATGGCCACCGGCATGCTGCTGGCGATTCCACCAATTATCTTCACGCTGTTCGCATCCCGGCAAATCATTACCGGCATGACAGCTGGCGCAGTAAAAGGCTAA
- a CDS encoding FCD domain-containing protein: MANIQATDAGKHKMSAAHRVEHALIEEISAGELLPGVRLDEVGLAHRFGVSRTPVREALSRLTAQGILVPGEKRGAFVAEYSREQLSQIFEAMHEIEAACARIAAQRLSLLARSEIETAQGDCMKAAEAGDRVAYLRANEAFHLTIYKATGNPYIAEIASEFRRRTGPFRAKKFQTPEDLIGSAQSHQTLIDDIFSEDSNTASKGMRDHMTNSFMQTLRVN, translated from the coding sequence ATGGCAAATATACAAGCAACAGACGCCGGTAAGCATAAAATGTCGGCAGCACATCGTGTTGAACATGCTTTGATTGAAGAAATCAGTGCTGGTGAACTTTTGCCCGGTGTTCGCCTAGATGAAGTTGGGTTGGCACATCGGTTTGGTGTGTCGCGCACCCCAGTACGCGAGGCACTATCTCGATTAACCGCGCAAGGCATATTGGTTCCGGGTGAAAAGCGCGGCGCTTTTGTCGCGGAATATTCGCGTGAGCAATTAAGCCAAATTTTTGAAGCCATGCACGAAATAGAAGCCGCTTGCGCCCGAATAGCTGCACAACGCCTTAGTTTACTGGCCAGATCTGAAATTGAAACAGCTCAAGGCGATTGCATGAAAGCGGCCGAAGCAGGCGATCGCGTTGCGTATTTGCGTGCCAATGAAGCTTTCCATTTGACAATCTATAAGGCGACTGGAAACCCCTATATCGCTGAGATTGCATCTGAATTTCGCCGCCGTACTGGGCCGTTTCGCGCTAAAAAATTCCAAACCCCCGAAGACCTGATCGGTTCAGCGCAAAGTCACCAGACTTTGATTGATGACATTTTCTCCGAAGATTCAAATACGGCGTCAAAAGGTATGCGGGATCATATGACAAACAGTTTTATGCAAACGTTACGGGTCAATTGA
- a CDS encoding class II aldolase/adducin family protein — protein MSIPADLIDKKDALIATAKRCFDLRLQTNAGGNLSVRLDAIDAIVIKPSGIGFNECTRDNLQVVHLDGTIEDSPFKPSKDLGFHLDLYSIRDDIRAVVHCHSPWATGYASAGLEIPCLTVQTIEKIGRMPLIALSPMGGPQTDREISPVFQDPKIVAAVLANHGTIGVGATLMKAQYLAEIIEETAHIAFVRDTLMAAHGKSTADLPQFGTNAEEKAALGV, from the coding sequence ATGAGCATACCCGCTGATTTAATTGATAAAAAAGACGCCTTGATTGCAACCGCCAAACGGTGCTTTGACTTGCGGCTGCAAACCAATGCCGGCGGCAACCTATCGGTCCGGCTCGACGCCATCGATGCAATTGTGATCAAGCCCTCAGGCATCGGGTTTAACGAATGCACCCGGGACAATCTGCAAGTGGTCCATCTGGACGGCACAATCGAAGACAGCCCTTTCAAGCCATCCAAAGATCTGGGTTTTCACCTTGATCTTTATAGTATCCGTGACGATATTCGCGCGGTGGTACACTGCCACAGCCCTTGGGCCACAGGATATGCCAGCGCAGGACTGGAGATCCCGTGTCTGACCGTGCAAACGATTGAAAAGATTGGGCGCATGCCACTGATCGCCTTGTCACCAATGGGGGGGCCGCAGACCGACAGGGAAATCAGCCCTGTCTTCCAAGATCCTAAAATTGTCGCAGCGGTTTTGGCGAATCACGGCACAATCGGTGTCGGAGCAACCTTGATGAAAGCGCAATACTTGGCGGAAATTATCGAAGAGACAGCCCATATCGCCTTTGTGCGTGACACGTTGATGGCCGCACACGGCAAGTCCACCGCAGATCTGCCTCAATTTGGCACCAATGCTGAAGAAAAGGCCGCGCTTGGCGTGTGA
- a CDS encoding IS630 family transposase (programmed frameshift), which yields MGRAIAITRTDISARELRFIAKRTRDCCVVRRILAIAVVLEGVDRATSARSSGMDRQTLRDWVHRYNCSGIAELSDRRGKGAKPRLSPTQQARFVAWVEAGPNPVKDGVVRWRCADLQARVEDAFGVKLHERTIGKYLAKHGFRRLSVRPEYPKTDPAAQQAFQKNFASLVVELMPEHAKGKPLEVCFQDEARVGQQGTLTRKWARRGTRPRAPRDTRYKWGLIFGAACPARGTAAGLILPYVNAEAMGPHLNEIAKAVAHGAHAMLIVDGAGWHGAKCLQVPDNITLVKLPPYSPELNPMENVWAYLRSNKLAISVFDTYDEILEKCAQAWNFFANDPERITSITKRDWIKVNY from the exons ATGGGACGAGCTATAGCCATCACGCGAACGGATATTTCTGCGCGAGAGTTGCGTTTTATCGCCAAACGAACCAGAGATTGTTGTGTTGTTCGGCGCATACTCGCAATAGCTGTGGTTCTAGAGGGCGTTGATCGCGCGACGTCGGCTCGCAGTAGCGGCATGGATCGCCAAACTCTGCGAGACTGGGTGCATCGCTACAACTGCAGCGGCATTGCTGAGCTTTCTGACCGACGTGGCAAGGGCGCGAAGCCACGCCTGTCGCCAACACAACAGGCGCGGTTTGTGGCTTGGGTTGAGGCTGGACCTAACCCTGTAAAAGATGGCGTAGTACGGTGGCGCTGCGCCGATTTACAGGCTCGTGTTGAAGACGCGTTCGGCGTGAAGTTGCACGAACGCACGATTGGTAAATATCTAGCCAAACATGGATTTCGTCGCCTCTCTGTTCGACCTGAGTATCCCAAAACTGATCCCGCAGCACAGCAGGCTT TTCAAAAAAACTTTGCCAGCCTCGTAGTCGAGCTCATGCCAGAACATGCAAAGGGTAAGCCCCTTGAGGTATGCTTCCAAGATGAAGCCCGTGTTGGGCAACAAGGAACACTTACGCGCAAATGGGCGCGGCGCGGAACCCGCCCCCGCGCACCTCGTGATACGCGTTACAAGTGGGGGCTAATCTTCGGTGCCGCTTGTCCCGCCCGTGGTACCGCCGCAGGGCTGATCCTGCCTTACGTCAACGCGGAGGCAATGGGGCCGCACCTCAATGAGATCGCAAAAGCTGTCGCGCACGGGGCACATGCCATGCTCATCGTCGACGGGGCTGGCTGGCACGGGGCAAAATGCTTGCAAGTACCAGACAATATTACGCTCGTGAAACTGCCGCCATACTCACCAGAACTGAACCCCATGGAAAACGTCTGGGCCTATCTGCGGTCAAACAAACTCGCTATCTCGGTCTTCGACACCTACGACGAAATCCTCGAAAAATGTGCCCAAGCGTGGAACTTCTTCGCCAACGATCCAGAACGAATAACTTCAATCACCAAAAGAGATTGGATAAAGGTCAATTATTAG
- a CDS encoding MBL fold metallo-hydrolase — MGIAETKIYPINTGWLEADLGSYIFWKGPAGKKYWNPVYCHYVDTGEHKILIDTGLCDAERATQYHHKCDKRGCLEVHDHLEQKLGVHPDEIDAIVFTHLHWDHVQNMKKFKNARYIAPKGEIEMAYNPLPLYYRTYECGILDIKPAYAGCVFEAIGDECEVLPGITMFHTPGHSVGHMGVTVATSAGDIVVAGDAIFVERNLEPNPAEKWRHWVPARFVNSYEGWKSVEEIDKRADYVLPCHDEVANARSDVFPYDGMPIRKRRQPIPGYQFYFGDMPIGTAGKAAPALTKAEADQYIAGLKNPKDMAEY, encoded by the coding sequence ATGGGCATTGCAGAAACCAAGATTTACCCGATCAACACTGGCTGGTTAGAAGCTGACCTTGGGAGCTATATCTTTTGGAAGGGCCCTGCGGGAAAAAAGTATTGGAACCCTGTTTATTGCCATTATGTAGATACAGGTGAGCATAAAATCTTGATTGATACGGGGCTGTGTGATGCGGAACGGGCCACTCAATATCATCACAAATGCGACAAGCGTGGCTGTTTGGAGGTGCATGACCACTTAGAGCAAAAACTCGGTGTGCATCCCGATGAGATTGATGCAATTGTATTTACCCATCTGCACTGGGATCATGTCCAAAATATGAAAAAATTCAAAAATGCCCGCTATATTGCCCCTAAGGGTGAGATCGAAATGGCTTATAATCCTTTACCTTTATATTATCGCACCTACGAATGCGGTATTCTGGATATTAAGCCGGCGTATGCTGGCTGTGTGTTTGAAGCGATTGGAGACGAATGCGAGGTTCTGCCTGGTATTACTATGTTCCACACCCCGGGTCATTCTGTTGGTCACATGGGCGTGACAGTGGCCACCTCTGCAGGAGATATTGTGGTTGCGGGCGATGCAATTTTCGTAGAGCGGAACCTAGAGCCCAATCCTGCCGAAAAATGGCGTCACTGGGTGCCTGCAAGGTTTGTAAACTCTTATGAAGGCTGGAAATCTGTTGAAGAAATCGACAAGCGCGCGGATTATGTTCTGCCGTGTCATGACGAGGTTGCAAATGCGCGCTCAGATGTGTTTCCTTACGACGGAATGCCGATTCGCAAACGCCGCCAACCCATTCCGGGGTACCAGTTTTATTTTGGTGATATGCCTATCGGCACAGCAGGGAAAGCAGCTCCTGCCTTAACCAAGGCGGAGGCCGATCAATATATCGCCGGTTTGAAAAATCCGAAAGATATGGCGGAATACTAA